One Lycium barbarum isolate Lr01 chromosome 5, ASM1917538v2, whole genome shotgun sequence genomic window carries:
- the LOC132642672 gene encoding glutaredoxin-C1-like: protein MYQAAESSSWAGNYHNVPTRRGSSSSSDPLERVVRLASGSAVVIFSMSTCCMCHAVKRLFCGMGVHPTVYELDQDPKGKEMERALSRLLGNSPGVPVVFIGGKLIGAMDRVMASHINGTLVPLLKEAGALWL, encoded by the coding sequence ATGTATCAAGCAGCAGAATCATCATCTTGGGCTGGAAATTACCACAATGTACCAACCCGACGAGGATCATCGTCCTCGTCGGACCCATTGGAAAGGGTTGTGAGGCTGGCTTCAGGAAGTGCAGTGGTAATATTTAGCATGAGCACATGTTGCATGTGCCATGCAGTGAAGAGGCTTTTTTGTGGAATGGGAGTGCACCCAACGGTGTACGAGTTGGACCAAGACCCTAAAGGCAAAGAAATGGAAAGAGCACTTTCTAGGCTTCTTGGAAATTCACCTGGTGTGCCGGTTGTATTCATTGGTGGAAAATTAATTGGAGCAATGGATAGAGTTATGGCTTCTCATATTAATGGTACTTTGGTTCCACTTCTCAAGGAAGCCGGTGCTCTTTGGCTTTAA
- the LOC132642673 gene encoding exocyst complex component EXO70C1-like: MESNIQSGSPTSPHAKNINDRVCEDMDNSNPSELPENIENFSKIIESRIAKCNSGETPTRSGKITEEESFFLEAVMHLSKLTNAIDKSPSGSTLLSRTNAVLQKAMTFMEEELRTLLEDFGSHSNSKVNKNSQVDEDYPSYPLDVVTRMNRIATAMISAGFETVCCQVYSISRRNAFYEQMKMLEFEKINVDDVQRMSWDSLEGEITRWINVAKSCSNTLFPGERRLGESVFSDSPMISQSLFNNLARSIVIQILDFAEAVSRTKHSAEKLFKYLDIYDTIRDLINAISESLSINDTEHQLKSEILATRDRFGEAAVNIFCDLENSIKNDVARTPVPGGAVHPLTRYVMNYLKCACEYKDALEHIFKEHAKLEAYSTKSKSSVDDQVDNKESESPHDNVAVTTPLTAQLMTIMDLVDVNLKAKSNLYRDPSLRDIFLMNNGRYILQKAKGSTEVRQVMGDTWCRRRSTTVRQYHKNYQRETWGRVLQILSHDGMQVNGKVTKPVVKERFKNFSTMLDDIHRTQSTWVVSDEQLRSELRVSISAVLIPAYRSFCGRFRQYLDNTKHADKYIKYQPEDIETLVEGLFDGNPTSMARRKT, translated from the coding sequence ATGGAGAGTAATATTCAGAGTGGCAGTCCAACGTCACCACATGCTAAGAATATTAATGATAGGGTATGTGAAGATATGGATAACTCTAACCCCTCCGAACTCCCTGAAAATATtgaaaatttctcaaaaattataGAGTCTAGGATTGCAAAATGTAATTCAGGTGAAACTCCGACAAGATCCGGAAAGATTACTGAGGAAGAGTCTTTTTTCCTTGAAGCTGTGATGCATTTATCAAAATTGACAAATGCCATTGACAAATCTCCATCAGGGTCAACGTTATTGAGTCGAACTAATGCGGTCCTGCAAAAAGCCATGACTTTCATGGAAGAAGAATTGCGAACCTTATTAGAAGACTTCGGAAGTCATTCCAATTCAAAAGTTAATAAAAATTCACAAGTAGACGAGGATTATCCATCATATCCATTAGATGTTGTGACAAGAATGAATCGGATCGCGACAGCCATGATCTCAGCAGGGTTTGAAACAGTTTGTTGTCAAGTGTATTCGATTTCACGAAGAAATGCATTCTATGAGCAAATGAAAATGCTCGAATTCGAGAAGATAAATGTGGATGATGTGCAAAGAATGTCATGGGATTCTCTAGAAGGTGAAATCACGAGATGGATCAATGTCGCGAAGAGCTGCTCAAACACCTTGTTCCCTGGTGAGAGGAGACTCGGAGAATCAGTATTCTCGGATTCTCCAATGATCTCTCAAAGCCTATTTAACAACCTGGCACGTTCAATCGTAATTCAGATTCTTGATTTCGCTGAAGCAGTTTCCAGAACAAAACACTCCGCTGAAAAACTCTTCAAATATCTAGACATATACGATACAATTCGCGATCTCATTAATGCGATAAGTGAATCCCTTTCTATTAATGACACCGAACACCAACTGAAGTCAGAGATCTTAGCTACAAGAGATAGGTTTGGTGAGGCAGCTGTTAATATATTCTGTGATCTCGAAAACTCCATCAAGAACGACGTAGCAAGAACACCGGTCCCTGGTGGTGCAGTGCACCCCCTCACGCGTTACGTCATGAATTATTTAAAATGCGCATGTGAGTACAAAGACGCCCTGGAACACATTTTCAAGGAACATGCAAAGTTAGAGGCATATTCCACCAAGTCGAAATCATCAGTGGATGATCAAGTTGATAATAAAGAGAGCGAAAGCCCGCACGATAATGTAGCTGTGACGACGCCATTAACGGCACAACTCATGACAATAATGGACCTAGTGGACGTGAATCTAAAAGCCAAGTCAAACCTATATAGAGACCCTTCTTTACGTGACATATTCTTGATGAATAACGGTAGATACATCTTACAAAAAGCCAAAGGATCCACGGAGGTCCGCCAAGTGATGGGCGACACTTGGTGTCGAAGAAGATCAACAACCGTGAGGCAATACCATAAGAATTACCAAAGAGAAACATGGGGAAGAGTGTTACAAATACTAAGTCACGATGGTATGCAAGTGAATGGTAAGGTGACAAAGCCAGTAGTTAAAGAGAGGTTCAAGAATTTCAGCACAATGTTGGATGATATCCATCGTACTCAAAGCACTTGGGTAGTGAGTGACGAGCAACTTCGATCGGAGCTCCGAGTTTCTATATCAGCAGTGTTAATTCCAGCGTACAGGTCATTTTGTGGGAGATTTAGGCAATATCTAGACAATACAAAGCATGCAGACAAGTATATTAAGTATCAACCAGAAGATATTGAAACGTTAGTTGAAGGCCTATTTGATGGAAATCCTACATCTATGGCACGGAGGAAGACGTAA